One window from the genome of Crassostrea angulata isolate pt1a10 unplaced genomic scaffold, ASM2561291v2 HiC_scaffold_98, whole genome shotgun sequence encodes:
- the LOC128169119 gene encoding uncharacterized protein LOC128169119, giving the protein MVGSLVSKSLNVVTFTTVLLCLVSLTEGGTSAVVHGKRYRGPVVQVLEIIGQQQCVRECEHRPRLCRGVNYRKQELLCELVSAIDETESKSDYIRIEIEQTGHIPDDACHALLTICV; this is encoded by the exons ATGGTTGGCTCTTTAGTTAGTAAATCTTTGAATGTTGTGACATTTACAACAGTACTGCTTTGTTTGGTTTCATTAACCGAAGGAGGGACATCCGCGGTTGTTCACGGCAAGAGGTATCGTGGTCCCGTTGTACAGGTTTTGGAGATCATTGGACAACAGCAGTGTGTCCGGGAATGTGAACATAGACCTAGGCTATGTCGGGGAGTCAACTACCGGAAACAGGAACTACTTTGTGAACTCGTGTCGGCCATTGACGAAACGGAATCAAAATCTGACTATATTAGAATTGAAATCGAGCAG ACTGGCCATATTCCGGATGATGCCTGTCATGCTCTACTGACGATCTGTGTGTGA